The Chryseobacterium glaciei DNA window AATATAAAGGAAAGAAAATCGTGATTTTAACGGGAGTACAGCATAAATACTACTTAAAAGAGCTGTTGGATAAATATCAGGACGGAAATTATAAGGTTATTGAATACTTTAAATAAAAATCAATCTCTTTTCAGAAAAGACAATAAAAAAATCCTGCCACTGCGGCAGGATTTTTTTAATTCTTGTATTTTTCGTTTTAATCAGCTAATGGAACTTTACTGTCAGCCTGAAGTAAGAACTTGTAAACCAATCCTCCTGCTATTCCGCCAAGAATTGGAGCTACCCAAAACAGCCAAAGCTGAGACATTGCTGCTCCGCCCACAAAAACAGCTTGTGAAAGCGATCTTGCAGGGTTTACAGAAGTATTGGTGATTGGGATTGAAATTAAATGAATTAATGTCAACGCCAAACCGATTGCAATTCCTGCAAATTTTCCGTTCGCAAATTTATCAGTGGCTCCCATGATAATAATTAGAAAGAATGCAGTTAATAAAAACTCTGTTAGGAAAGCTGCTCCCATTGAGTAGCTTCTACCGTGATAGCCTGCCATTTCGTAAAAGTTGGAAGCAAATGCACCGGGACCTTCTGTTGTGAAGGCGCTCGCTCCATTTAGGATAGTGTAAAGGCATCCTGCTGCAACGACCGCTCCAACGCATTGGGCAACAATGTAAGGGATTAGATCTTTTGCAGGGAATCTTCCACCAACGAAAAGACCAAATGAAACGGCTGGGTTGAAATGTCCTCCGGAAATATGACCAACGGCGTAGGCCATTGTAAGAACGGTAAGACCAAAGGCGAAAGCAACACCTAAGATTCCAATACCACTGTCGGGAATTCCGGCAGCGAAAAGAGCACTTCCGCAACCACCGAAAACAAGCCAAAAGGTGCCGAAAAATTCAGCAAATAGTTTTTTTATCATGTTGTTTATTTTAATGTAAATCAAATTTAATATTAAATTTGTAAACTTAAAAGCAAAATCCTTAAAATATTTCAAATGAATGTGAAACATAATTGTGAGATTAATAATCTGGTTTTAAATTTAATGATGAAACTAATTTAACATTATTGGTATAATCATTGAATTGTATACCATAAATGTTTATTTTTCGTTTATAAATTTAAAAGCCTTTTTAATGAAAAAGTTTTTGTGTGTGGTTTATGTGTGTGGTATTTCTAGCTTTTATTATTCTCAAACCGCAAAAAAGACAATTCCTTGCTATGATTTGACCGAAGTTTTAAAAGTGGAAGCAACTCCTCTTTACAAGCCTCATTTGGATGCTTCAAAAAGTTTTGGAGTGAAATTGCTCCGAGATTCCAAAACAGTTCAGAAATATATAGGCAACGGAAAATTTCATAAAATAAAAAAAACAGGAAAAGGATATCGTGTTCAAAAACTAGATTACAGCAGAGCTTATATGGTTTCTAAAGCCAAGGCGACGCTTGAAAAAATGGGAGCAAGATTCAGTAAAGAAACAAAAGGGCATACTTTTACGGTTTCATCCATGACCAGAACTTTGGAAGATCAATGTAGATTAAGAAGAGTTAATGCCAACGCTTCTGTAGGGATTAGTTCTCACAATTACGGAAATTCTTTCGATATCTCTTACATCCGTTTCAATGATGTTTTAAAGTACAATCCCAAAATGGAAATCGCTTTGGAAAAGGTGCTGAAATATTATGTAAATGCAGGCCGAATTTATTATATCAAAGAAAAGCAACAAAGCTGCTATCACATTACTGTAAGAAATTATTAAAGCAAAATATCAAAATTTATTTTTTATGCTTAGGAATTGTTAATAAATCTTCAATTATTAGTGAGATATTTGTGCAGGTAGTTTAATTTATATAATTTTATGCGACTAATTATACCATGCAAATTATGACAACTTTTAACAACGAACAGTACGAAATGGCATTAGCAGACTGGGCAAACTGCTGTGCAAACTATCAAGTTATTCAACAATTAATCCCAACTAATTTTGTTTTTGAGCTTACTCCAGATCAAATTGATTGGCTTAAAAATACAAACGACAACAAAAATTTCTGTACAGAAATAGGTGTCTATAGTGATAAACTTGTGTTAATACTTTGTCCTCTTGACAATAAAGGTCTGAAAATCCCTGTAACAGAACATCCGTATACTTTTCTGGCAGAATTGAAGAGCGACTTAACGCTTATGGAAAAACAGGAATTTATTGTGGTTAAAAATGCGGTGTTATCTCAGGAACTTTGCAACATAGATCATAATTCTAATATGTATCTTCCGGTATCAAATGTGCCGATCATGGATCAGGATAAAGCATTAGCTGCAATAGAATCTTGGAGAACTGAAGGAATGACTTGGTTCTATATGGAATGCAGCGAATTCAAAGGGTCAAGAATTTTCAAAAAATTCTTAGTTCCCGCAGAAGATCTTACGCCGATGAAAGATAATTTGTCAGGAATTGTATGCTCATTTGGATTGAAATTTTCTGATATTTACCAGAGAACGCTTGTAACGTTGATCTTTATTTCTCAATATCAGGAGAATTTAGAGAGCAACGGAGTTAGCTCTCAAACAATTTCGAATACCTATGACTGGTCACAACCGTGCCCGCCAATTTGTAATATTTAAAAAAAATCAAGTAAAAAATAAATTAAATGGAGGATGCTTTTAAAGTAATACTTTATTTTAATAACAGTTTTCTTTTTATTAGTGCGCTTATTGGACTTATAAAATTTAAGCGTTTAAAAAACACGGAAAAATGGTATGTTTATTATATCATTTTTCTTTTTTTAATAGAAGCTGCGATTAAAATTTCGATCTATGTTTTTGAATTAAAAAATATAGATTTCCTGTATCCTCTTTACGTATCCGGAGAGCTGTTTCTGCTGGGAAGTTTGTTTATAAGGAAGTCCAACTTATCCAAGTATTGGTACATTCCGATCGTTATTTTGATTGGCTGCTTTTTCTTTGTAAACATTCCGGAAATAAATGAGCTAAAGAAAGTTGTTTCAAATATTGTAGTGATCTGTTTTGCAGGGTATTCACTCTTAACAGAGATCAGGAAAAGCGAAACCAATAATGACAGATTTATATTGGTGGATGCTTTTATCTTCCTTTATTACGCTGTTTCGGTGTTTATATTCTTCATGCTGCGTCAGTTGAAATCGTTTTCTAATGACGAAGTTTATATGATCTGGGGTATGAATAATATTCTGTGCTGTTTCCTTTATATATCAATCATTTATACCTTTTTAAAATTAAAGAAATAACCTTAAA harbors:
- a CDS encoding DUF5715 family protein is translated as MKKFLCVVYVCGISSFYYSQTAKKTIPCYDLTEVLKVEATPLYKPHLDASKSFGVKLLRDSKTVQKYIGNGKFHKIKKTGKGYRVQKLDYSRAYMVSKAKATLEKMGARFSKETKGHTFTVSSMTRTLEDQCRLRRVNANASVGISSHNYGNSFDISYIRFNDVLKYNPKMEIALEKVLKYYVNAGRIYYIKEKQQSCYHITVRNY
- the aqpZ gene encoding aquaporin Z; protein product: MKKLFAEFFGTFWLVFGGCGSALFAAGIPDSGIGILGVAFAFGLTVLTMAYAVGHISGGHFNPAVSFGLFVGGRFPAKDLIPYIVAQCVGAVVAAGCLYTILNGASAFTTEGPGAFASNFYEMAGYHGRSYSMGAAFLTEFLLTAFFLIIIMGATDKFANGKFAGIAIGLALTLIHLISIPITNTSVNPARSLSQAVFVGGAAMSQLWLFWVAPILGGIAGGLVYKFLLQADSKVPLAD